From Periophthalmus magnuspinnatus isolate fPerMag1 chromosome 12, fPerMag1.2.pri, whole genome shotgun sequence, a single genomic window includes:
- the net1 gene encoding neuroepithelial cell-transforming gene 1 protein isoform X1 produces the protein MVAYDELGTLVPVKRTLQVIDCQSQASKELEEPSTKRVRPLGRVTSLANLISPKNGAVRRFGQTIQASFRGDGKSPAAPHKTCSKATAPTPPKRRNSILWSENLDLHQKGTMSVKEIKRQEAIFELSRGEHDLIEDLQLARKAYHDPMLKLSIMSEEELTQIFGNLDAFIPLHEDLLQQLSKATAEDGTVGQIGQIVVSWLPRLNAYRDYCSNQLAAKALLDQKKQDPRVQDFLQRCLESPFSRKLDLWSFLDIPRSRLVKYPLLLKQILRHTPPEHPDTASLEQAISLIQDVLADIDLKKGESECQYYIDKLEYLDERQRDSRIEQCKSLLCHGELRSKSGTKLHVFLFTEVLVLTRSVSRNERQCFQVYRQPIPVQDLVLEDLQDGDVRMGGSFRGAFSNADRAKNIFRVRSQDPTQTHSSHTLQVNDIFHKQQWLNCLRSAIATFRPDSSPSSPSSSSSLRRRPSSISAIVHMEEASDENTPQVSQSAPNSPCSVPLTPQPLRRSLPSCSSTASLLKSKKDKKYIYSLGKRKETMV, from the exons ATGGTGGCTTACGATGAACTTGGAACGTTGGTGCCTGTCAAACGCACATTGCAAGTGATAGACTGCCAGAGCCAAGCCAGCAAAGAACTAGAG GAACCCAGTACCAAGCGCGTCCGACCGCTCGGCAGGGTGACGTCGCTCGCTAACCTCATTTCTCCCAAGAATGGGGCCGTCCGGCGATTCGGCCAAACCATCCAG GCCTCTTTTCGGGGCGATGGGAAGTCGCCGGCCGCGCCCCATAAAACCTGCTCCAAGGCCACAGCCCCCACCCCTCCCAAACGCAGGAACAGCATCCTCTGGTCTGAAAACCTGGACCTGCACCAGAAAGGAACGATGTCGGTCAAGGAGATCAAGAGACAAGAG GCCATATTTGAGCTCTCACGCGGAGAACACGACCTGATTGAGGATCTGCAGCTCGCACGAAAG GCATATCACGACCCTATGCTGAAACTCTCCATTATGTCTGAAGAGGAGCTGACTCAGATTTTTGGAAACTTGGATGCATTTATCCCACTTCATGAAGACCTCCTGCAGCAGCTATCCAAAGCCACAGCCGAGGACGGGACCGTGGGACAGATTGGGCAGATAGTCGTCAGCTGG CTGCCCAGGCTGAATGCTTACAGAGACTACTGCAGTAACCAGTTAGCAGCTAAAGCTCTTTTGGACCAGAAGAAGCAGGATCCTCGAGTGCAGGACTTTTTACAGAGATGTTTAGAGTCTCCCTTCAGCAGAAAACTAGATCTCTGGAGTTTTCTGGACATACCGCGATCTCGTCTGGTCAAATACCCCCTGCTCCTCAAACAGATACTGAGACATACACCACCAGAGCACCCCGATACGGCCAGTCTGGAGCAAGCT ataagtttaatccAAGACGTTCTGGCTGATATCGATTTGAAGAAGGGAGAGTCTGAGTGCCAGTACTACATCGACAAATTGGAGTATTTAGACGAGAGGCAGAGGGACTCAAGGATTGAACAGTGTAAAAGTCTACTGTGCCATGGTGAACTGCGCAGCAAGAGCGGAACG AAGTTGCACGTGTTCTTGTTCACGGAGGTTCTGGTTCTGACCCGGTCTGTGAGCAGAAATGAGCGCCAGTGCTTCCAGGTTTACAGACAGCCCATCCCAGTGCAGGACCTAGTGCTAGAAGACCTCCAAGATGGAGATGTGAGGATGGGAGGGTCCTTCAGAGGGGCCTTCAGTAACGCAGACAGAG CGAAGAATATTTTCCGAGTGCGTTCCCAAGACCCCACACAGACCCACTCCTCACATACACTCCAAGTCAACGACATCTTCCACAAGCAGCAATGGCTCAACTGCCTCAGATCAGCCATCGCAACCTTCCGCccagactcctccccctcctcccccagctcctcctcctcacttcgcCGTAGACCCTCCTCCATCTCCGCTATAGTCCACATGGAAGAGGCGTCAGACGAAAATACCCCACAAGTCTCGCAATCTGCCCCCAACTCTCCCTGTTCTGTCCCTCTCACCCCACAACCCCTCAGGCGCTCGCTGCCCTCCTGCTCAAGCACAGCGTCGCTCCTAAAATCCAAAAAGGACAAGAAATACATCTATTCTTTGGGAAAACGGAAAGAGACTATGGTTTGA
- the net1 gene encoding neuroepithelial cell-transforming gene 1 protein isoform X2 produces MVAYDELGTLVPVKRTLQVIDCQSQASKELEEPSTKRVRPLGRVTSLANLISPKNGAVRRFGQTIQASFRGDGKSPAAPHKTCSKATAPTPPKRRNSILWSENLDLHQKGTMSVKEIKRQEAYHDPMLKLSIMSEEELTQIFGNLDAFIPLHEDLLQQLSKATAEDGTVGQIGQIVVSWLPRLNAYRDYCSNQLAAKALLDQKKQDPRVQDFLQRCLESPFSRKLDLWSFLDIPRSRLVKYPLLLKQILRHTPPEHPDTASLEQAISLIQDVLADIDLKKGESECQYYIDKLEYLDERQRDSRIEQCKSLLCHGELRSKSGTKLHVFLFTEVLVLTRSVSRNERQCFQVYRQPIPVQDLVLEDLQDGDVRMGGSFRGAFSNADRAKNIFRVRSQDPTQTHSSHTLQVNDIFHKQQWLNCLRSAIATFRPDSSPSSPSSSSSLRRRPSSISAIVHMEEASDENTPQVSQSAPNSPCSVPLTPQPLRRSLPSCSSTASLLKSKKDKKYIYSLGKRKETMV; encoded by the exons ATGGTGGCTTACGATGAACTTGGAACGTTGGTGCCTGTCAAACGCACATTGCAAGTGATAGACTGCCAGAGCCAAGCCAGCAAAGAACTAGAG GAACCCAGTACCAAGCGCGTCCGACCGCTCGGCAGGGTGACGTCGCTCGCTAACCTCATTTCTCCCAAGAATGGGGCCGTCCGGCGATTCGGCCAAACCATCCAG GCCTCTTTTCGGGGCGATGGGAAGTCGCCGGCCGCGCCCCATAAAACCTGCTCCAAGGCCACAGCCCCCACCCCTCCCAAACGCAGGAACAGCATCCTCTGGTCTGAAAACCTGGACCTGCACCAGAAAGGAACGATGTCGGTCAAGGAGATCAAGAGACAAGAG GCATATCACGACCCTATGCTGAAACTCTCCATTATGTCTGAAGAGGAGCTGACTCAGATTTTTGGAAACTTGGATGCATTTATCCCACTTCATGAAGACCTCCTGCAGCAGCTATCCAAAGCCACAGCCGAGGACGGGACCGTGGGACAGATTGGGCAGATAGTCGTCAGCTGG CTGCCCAGGCTGAATGCTTACAGAGACTACTGCAGTAACCAGTTAGCAGCTAAAGCTCTTTTGGACCAGAAGAAGCAGGATCCTCGAGTGCAGGACTTTTTACAGAGATGTTTAGAGTCTCCCTTCAGCAGAAAACTAGATCTCTGGAGTTTTCTGGACATACCGCGATCTCGTCTGGTCAAATACCCCCTGCTCCTCAAACAGATACTGAGACATACACCACCAGAGCACCCCGATACGGCCAGTCTGGAGCAAGCT ataagtttaatccAAGACGTTCTGGCTGATATCGATTTGAAGAAGGGAGAGTCTGAGTGCCAGTACTACATCGACAAATTGGAGTATTTAGACGAGAGGCAGAGGGACTCAAGGATTGAACAGTGTAAAAGTCTACTGTGCCATGGTGAACTGCGCAGCAAGAGCGGAACG AAGTTGCACGTGTTCTTGTTCACGGAGGTTCTGGTTCTGACCCGGTCTGTGAGCAGAAATGAGCGCCAGTGCTTCCAGGTTTACAGACAGCCCATCCCAGTGCAGGACCTAGTGCTAGAAGACCTCCAAGATGGAGATGTGAGGATGGGAGGGTCCTTCAGAGGGGCCTTCAGTAACGCAGACAGAG CGAAGAATATTTTCCGAGTGCGTTCCCAAGACCCCACACAGACCCACTCCTCACATACACTCCAAGTCAACGACATCTTCCACAAGCAGCAATGGCTCAACTGCCTCAGATCAGCCATCGCAACCTTCCGCccagactcctccccctcctcccccagctcctcctcctcacttcgcCGTAGACCCTCCTCCATCTCCGCTATAGTCCACATGGAAGAGGCGTCAGACGAAAATACCCCACAAGTCTCGCAATCTGCCCCCAACTCTCCCTGTTCTGTCCCTCTCACCCCACAACCCCTCAGGCGCTCGCTGCCCTCCTGCTCAAGCACAGCGTCGCTCCTAAAATCCAAAAAGGACAAGAAATACATCTATTCTTTGGGAAAACGGAAAGAGACTATGGTTTGA